One genomic segment of Anticarsia gemmatalis isolate Benzon Research Colony breed Stoneville strain chromosome Z, ilAntGemm2 primary, whole genome shotgun sequence includes these proteins:
- the LOC142986437 gene encoding uncharacterized protein LOC142986437 isoform X2, producing the protein MRSDLIVPGGGRWGAPHAAGLLDSWFQMQTSELESLLCKQEGASLAPAHMDLFDGGTSSRDDAFLRPALWEDIASSIRNIDPENANMLAPLGSTHVKLEADEALLEECATPLLSPLEIKTERLCAPPTYAHPQPPPQLQHQPATSFAKYPPSRLVYMSPLTPPSSEQGSPGNTMQGGPRRTPPPPYHPPPLLRAPHVPPHPPPHPHHHPQAMPQQMQMQQAAPAPPPPPQVHHAPLPHSRLAPPPQVKYNRRNNPELEKRRVHHCDFIGCTKVYTKSSHLKAHQRIHTGEKPYTCQWPECEWRFARSDELTRHYRKHTGAKPFKCAVCERSFARSDHLALHMKRHLPKTSK; encoded by the exons ACATCTGAGCTGGAGTCGCTGCTGTGCAAGCAGGAGGGCGCCTCACTTGCGCCCGCCCACATGGACCTTTTCGATGGCGGGACCTCCTCACGTGACGATGCATTCCTGCGGCCCGCACTGTGGGAGGACATCGCCTCCTCCATCAGGAACATCGACCCCGAGAACGCGAACATGCTCGCGCCGCTCGGCTCCACACACGTCAAGCTCGAAGCTGATGAGGCACTTCTCGAAGAGTGCGCTACACCGCTACTCAGTCCTCTCGAGATCAAGACGGAGAGGCTGTGCGCGCCGCCGACGTACGCGCACCCGCAGCCGCCGCCGCAGCTGCAGCACCAGCCGGCCACGTCCTTCGCGAAGTACCCACCCTCGCGGCTCGTCTACATGTCGCCGCTGACTCCGCCCAGCTCCGAGCAGGGCAGTCCGGGGAACACCATGCAG GGAGGGCCGCGGAggacgccgccgccgccgtacCACCCGCCGCCGCTCCTCAGGGCACCACATGTGCCGCCACACCCGCCGCCACATCCACATCATCATCCACAG GCGATGCCCCAACAAATGCAGATGCAGCAGGctgcgccggcgccgccgcccccgccgcAGGTGCACCACGCGCCGCTGCCGCACTCGCGCCTGGCCCCGCCGCCACAAGTCAAGTACAACCGGCGGAACAACCCCGAGCTCGAGAAGAGGAGGGTGCATCATTGTGATTTTATTG gaTGCACGAAAGTGTACACGAAGAGTTCACATCTGAAGGCGCACCAGCGAATACATACAG GAGAGAAGCCGTATACCTGCCAGTGGCCGGAGTGCGAGTGGCGGTTCGCGAGGTCGGACGAGCTGACGCGCCACTACCGCAAGCACACCGGCGCCAAGCCGTtcaagtgtgccgtctgcgagCGCTCGTTCGCGCGCTCCGACCATCTCGCGCTGCATATGAAGCGGCACCTGCCCAAGACGTCTAAATGA
- the LOC142986477 gene encoding uncharacterized protein LOC142986477, with protein sequence MVSRKWWFIISTVIAVAAAGTLNKFDVDLGLEDDFDDTDFYSLDGHNHNDTQVERRGKILFPFVSIVRFANTECSTTNVMSGTCLARRECNNLNGTITGTCASRRGRCCVVSRSCGATTNVNNTYFTSPGYPAAYAGGQSCSIIVNRCSNTICQLRIDFLDLVLAQPDGDGNCLTDSIAITGGNTVVPLLCGDLTGQTLYVDFNGNTAITIVVTATLSTTFSRRWNIKLIQLACGCPGLAPNGCLQYYTGITGTINSFNYGTAANTALSASLVTGTRQIANLNYGICIRMEAGYCAIQYAQTADVNSFTVTGDVEGADNTVLGTALGAVNGVLCQTDFVVIPNPTVVGTGVAAGTDRFCGIGFVPVSSGAKPFVLYVVTNANEGATAASPPDVANRGFSLGYTQIAC encoded by the exons ATGGTTTCTAGAAAGTGGTGGTTCATAATCTCGACGGTGATAGCGGTGGCTGCAGCAGGAACCTTGAATAAGTTTGACGTGGACTTAGGATTGGAAGACGATTTCGATGACACAGATTTCTATTCTTTGGATGGACATAATCATAATGATACTCAAGTCGAAAGGAGAGGAAAGATTT TGTTTCCGTTCGTGAGTATCGTGCGGTTCGCCAACACGGAGTGTTCGACGACCAACGTGATGAGTGGCACGTGCCTGGCTCGGAGGGAATGCAACAATCTTAACGGGACTATAACTGGAACCTGTGCCTCTAGGAGAGGCCGCTGCTGCGTTG TGTCCCGGTCTTGCGGTGCCACAACGAACGTGAACAACACATACTTCACAAGTCCCGGGTACCCGGCAGCTTACGCCGGCGGCCAGTCATGTTCCATCATCGTTAACCGGTGCAGTAACACTATCTGTCAG CTTCGCATCGACTTCCTGGACTTGGTGTTGGCACAACCTGACGGCGACGGCAACTGTCTCACTGACTCCATCGCTATCACTGGCGGGAACACCGTGGTGCCCCTGCTCTGCGGAGACCTCACTGGACAAACCCTTTACGTTGACTTCAACGGGAACACGGCGATCACTATAGTGGTGACTGCTACCTTGTCAACCACGTTCTCTAGACGATGGAATATTAAGCTGATTCAACTTGCTTGTGGCTGCCCTGGTTtag CTCCAAACGGTTGTCTACAATACTACACGGGTATAACGGGTACAATCAACAGCTTCAACTACGGGACAGCGGCTAACACAGCGCTTAGCGCCTCCCTCGTCACGGGGACCAGGCAGATCGCTAACTTGAACTACGGAATATGTATCAGAATGGAGGCTGGCTACTGCGCTATACAGTATGCTCAG ACTGCAGACGTGAATTCATTCACGGTAACAGGCGACGTGGAAGGAGCTGACAACACAGTGCTTGGTACAGCCCTGGGTGCTGTGAACGGAGTCCTATGTCAGACCGACTTCGTAGTGATCCCCAACCCAACGGTCGTGGGTACTGGCGTCGCGGCCGGCACTGACCGCTTCTGCGGTATTGGTTTTGTTCCTGTTTCAA GTGGAGCCAAACCGTTCGTGTTATACGTGGTAACGAACGCAAACGAAGGAGCGACGGCAGCATCACCACCCGACGTCGCCAACAGAGGCTTTTCACTTGGGTACACGCAAATAGCTTGCTAG